Proteins from a genomic interval of Stenotrophomonas maltophilia:
- a CDS encoding AAA family ATPase has product MSELQDLSALIRANTPLIVIETQDEGRIVDLFRQTLMHVWRALHRWSITEGLRRIDLDSEDPPVGPPDASAALQIIRQAEQRGVYLLLDFHPYLGYASHQRALRDLIQRRHSEPHVLVLIGAKVELPAELEALAVRFNPRLPDANALLKMLREEADAYAREHGGRRVEVDSEAVKKILKNLQGLSLVDARRIARQLIYADGALRDDDLPQLARLKFELLNRSGHLFFEHDSARFGDVAGANRLKRWINQRRVAFIAGSAPAGLDPPRGMLLLGVQGCGKSMLAKATAAGFGVPLLRLDVGALYNKYHGETEANLRQALASAEQLAPCVLWMDEIEKGLASGGEDGGVSRRVLGHLLTWMAERKAPVFIVATANQVHELPAELLRKGRFDEIFFVDLPSPEVRVELLRLHLGRRQLNADDFALPALAAAANGFSGAEIEQAIVAGLYAAHAEGRPLDTELLMNEIRATRPLSVLMAEQVEALRAWASGRTVSADD; this is encoded by the coding sequence ATGAGCGAGCTGCAGGACCTGAGCGCACTGATCCGCGCCAACACCCCCCTGATCGTGATCGAGACCCAGGACGAGGGCCGCATCGTCGATCTGTTCCGGCAGACGCTGATGCACGTGTGGCGGGCGCTGCACCGCTGGTCGATCACCGAAGGCCTGCGCCGCATCGACCTGGACAGCGAAGATCCACCGGTCGGGCCGCCCGATGCCAGCGCGGCCCTGCAGATAATCCGCCAGGCCGAGCAGCGCGGGGTCTACCTGCTCCTCGATTTCCACCCCTACCTGGGCTATGCCAGCCACCAGCGCGCCCTGCGCGACCTGATCCAGCGCCGCCACAGCGAACCGCACGTGCTGGTTCTGATCGGCGCCAAGGTCGAACTGCCGGCCGAGCTGGAAGCGCTGGCGGTACGCTTCAACCCGCGCCTGCCCGACGCCAACGCCCTGCTGAAGATGCTGCGCGAAGAGGCCGATGCCTACGCCCGCGAGCATGGCGGCCGCCGGGTGGAAGTGGACAGCGAAGCGGTCAAGAAGATCCTGAAGAATCTGCAGGGGCTGAGCCTGGTCGATGCCCGGCGCATCGCGCGCCAGCTGATCTACGCCGATGGCGCGCTGCGCGATGACGACCTGCCGCAGCTGGCACGGCTGAAGTTCGAGCTGCTCAACCGCAGCGGCCACCTGTTCTTCGAGCATGACAGCGCGCGCTTCGGCGACGTGGCCGGCGCCAACCGGCTCAAGCGCTGGATCAACCAGCGGCGTGTGGCGTTCATCGCTGGCTCGGCACCGGCCGGGCTGGACCCGCCGCGCGGCATGTTGCTGCTGGGCGTACAGGGCTGCGGCAAATCGATGCTGGCCAAGGCCACCGCTGCCGGCTTTGGTGTGCCGCTGCTGCGCCTGGACGTCGGCGCGCTGTACAACAAGTACCACGGCGAGACCGAGGCCAACCTGCGCCAGGCCCTGGCCTCGGCCGAGCAGCTGGCGCCCTGCGTGCTGTGGATGGACGAAATCGAGAAGGGCCTGGCCAGCGGTGGCGAAGACGGCGGCGTGTCGCGCCGCGTGCTCGGCCATCTGCTGACCTGGATGGCCGAGCGCAAGGCACCGGTGTTCATTGTGGCCACTGCCAACCAGGTACATGAGCTGCCTGCCGAACTGCTGCGCAAGGGCCGTTTCGACGAGATTTTCTTCGTCGACCTGCCCTCGCCTGAAGTGCGCGTGGAGCTGCTGCGGCTGCACCTCGGCCGGCGCCAGCTCAACGCCGACGACTTCGCACTGCCCGCGCTGGCGGCTGCCGCCAACGGGTTCTCCGGTGCCGAGATCGAGCAGGCGATCGTGGCCGGGCTGTATGCGGCGCATGCCGAGGGCCGGCCGCTGGATACCGAGCTGCTGATGAACGAGATCCGTGCGACGCGACCGCTGTCGGTACTGATGGCCGAGCAGGTCGAGGCGCTGCGGGCGTGGGCGTCGGGGCGGACGGTGTCCGCGGACGATTGA